The Dioscorea cayenensis subsp. rotundata cultivar TDr96_F1 chromosome 19, TDr96_F1_v2_PseudoChromosome.rev07_lg8_w22 25.fasta, whole genome shotgun sequence genome includes a window with the following:
- the LOC120283882 gene encoding piezo-type mechanosensitive ion channel homolog isoform X2 yields the protein MQLVVGISHPSWISLPFFICSCVGLVDWSLTSNFLGLFRWWRPLLSYACFSVLLLYVYQLPVQFPSAVLIIADFIGLFKVTNMSEWPELFSGISLLMYFFMLSSVRSDLEEMDSIISMQDNTLTERLIPSNHSFFIRESRSGVRHTNVLLRRSVFRTFSINFFTYGFPVLLCALSFWSFTFASICAFGLLAYVGYVLYAFPSLFRLHRLNGLLLIFILLWAASTYVFNVAFTFLNKKLRKDMEIWETIGFWHYPIPGFFLLAQFCLGVLVAVGNLVNNSVFLYFSDDDGRSRHDDHTVEDKEDTKVLVVATIAWGLRKCSRPITLGLIFLLAMKPGFIHAVYMCFFLIFLLSYSISRKMRQALILFCEAHFSILYILQLNLVTKILGHGGSLTMEILSQLGLSGNATFGNFMEIGVLLCFCAVQNHGFKMLFAFSAIIQHTPYPPFGFSILKAGLNKSVLLSVYASAGSRSSQSSKSSHEKLIATYLGKVGQKFLSTYRSYGTYIAFVTILLTVYLMVPNYISFGYLFFLMFWIIGRQLVEKTRRRLWFPLKVYTTIVFVFTYSLSISSSFMMWLSKIITLYPDLGFNPEASLLENVWESLAVLIVMQLYSYERLQSRHNRTADSSDASELGILGFVRRFLIWHSDKILSAAVFYASISSISAFGFLYLVGLIICSTLPKASTVPSKFFLVYSGLLVACEYLFQMWGKLAYMFPGQKFYGLSLFLGLKSFDSGFWGLELGLRGKILVIVACTLQYNVFRWLEKMPNHLINEGKWEEPCQLFISAEYTSADTRGNATPVDSALVFSKQRGTTSKSWPSFSSVAFEVSDQMASLARGTGSSTSRYSFGYIWGSSKESHKWNKKRIIALRKERFEMQITTLKIYMRFWIENLFQLRGLEINMVALLVASFSALNVISMFYIMCLIACILLNRQVIRRLWPIFVFLFAVILVLEYFAIWKNLIPWIHGPSEVNVHCHDCWSSSSLHFRYCMKCWLGVIVDDPRIVVSYYLVFIFSSFKLRSDHLDGFSDSHTYQQMMSQRRNAQVWRDLSFETKSMWTFLDYLRLYSYCHLLDIVLALILITGTLEYDVLHLGYLGFALVFFRMRLEILKKKNQIFKFLRLYNFVVIVLSLAYQCPYLGDYSSGKCGTTDYIYEIIGFYKYDYGFRITSRSALVEIIIFLLVSMQSYIFCSREFDYVARYLEAEQIGAMVREQEKRAAWKTEQLLHIRKSEEQKRQRNLQVEKMKSEMLNLQSQLNSMNGVTNLGSTSPQNRGLRRRKNPAVAAETGKLQGKEDILDSEDQDLNTDSINSFGFALPDTQGRELISHVSYDILQSPKSAKSESSLAMDMKHLQDSLCEISELGEGDDTAYQSVEKDSKEKGKGKENPLVSAVQLIGDGVSQVQSLGNQAVTNIVSFLNIEHGESDSNGHSSAEDGVYDEIESQNKIGHGHFDRTTSVCSASGTTMPAASLQIGRIFRFIWSQMRSNNDVVCYCCFILVFLWNFSLLSMVYLGALFLYALCVNSGPTYLFWIIILIYTEFNILVQYLYQIIIQHCGLSINLKILQRLGFPDHKITASFVVSTLPLFLVYISTLLQSSITAKDGEWAPVTEFKLFGMRSPHKDDHVVTYSWGMRVWRFLSPVIEIIKIVSRGFTRYWMSLTQGSEAPPHFVQLSMKVDEWPDDGIQPERIESRINQLLRVVHEERCQVKIPNSCHSVSKVRIQSIEKSQESANVALAVLEVVYASPSVGCPAVEWYRSLTPAADVASEILKAKSMGLIEEIDFPYPIISVIGGGKREIDLYAYIFGADLAVFFLVAMFYQSVIKNNSKFLDVYQLEDQFPKEFVFILMILFFLIVLDRIIYLCSFAAGKLIFYIFNLILFTYSVTEYAWYMEPSHQRVGGFALRAIYLTKSVSLALQALQIQHGIPNKSTLYRQFLTSKVTQVNYLGFRLYRALPFLYELRCVLDWSCTTTSLTMYDWLKLEDINSSLFLVKCDAVLNRAGHKQGEKQTKTTKFCSGICLFFILICVIWAPMLMYSSGNPTNIANPIIDVTVHVDIKAAGGRLTLFQTTLCERFPWDKLDFREDLDRDHFLDTYNVNDIQLICCQADASAVWLVPPMVKNRFIKSLDYDMDIIFTWLFTRERPKGKEVVKYEITVEDVPSASTVQQVLNGSAKGFAIYNVYPRYFRVTGSGEVRRLEQTVSSVSGELVLNQESLPWWSFYDVNASDVVGCNELTGPMAIVVSEETPQGILGETLSKFSIWSLYLTFVLAVGRFIRLQCSDLRMRIPFENLPSCDRLIAICEDIYAARAEGELEVEEVLYWTLVKIYRSPHMLLEYTKPD from the exons ATGCAGTTGGTTGTGGGGATTAGTCATCCCTCTTGGATTTCTTTGCCATTTTTCATTTGCAGCTGTGTTGGTCTCGTTGATTGGTCTCTAACAAGCAATTTTCTTGGCCTTTTTCG GTGGTGGAGGCCTTTGCTATCATATGCATGCTTCAGCGTCCTTCTCCTTTATGTCTACCAGCTTCCAGTACAATTTCCAAGTGCGGTCTTGATAATTGCTGACTTCATTGGTTTATTTAAAGTGACCAATATGTCAGAGTGGCCAGAACTTTTTTCTGGCATTTCTCTACTAATGTATTTTTTCATG TTGTCCTCTGTTAGAAGTGATTTGGAAGAAATGGATTCTATTATTTCCATGCAAGACAATACTTTGACTGAGCGACTTATTCCATCAAACCATTCATTTTTCATTCGTGAATCTCG GTCGGGTGTTAGACACACTAACGTGTTATTAAGACGATCAGTTTTCAGAACTTTCAGCATTAACTTTTTCACTTATGGTTTCCCG GTTTTGTTGTGTGCACTTTCATTTTGGAGCTTCACATTTGCTAGTATATGTGCTTTTGGATTACTTGCTTATGTCGGCTACGTTTTGTATGCTTTCCCCTCCTTGTTCCGGTTGCATCGTTTGAATGGGTTGCTGCTTATTTTCATTCTCCTTTGGGCTGCTAGCACATATGTGTTCAATGTGGCATTCACATTCCTGAACAAAAAACTCCGCAAG GACATGGAGATTTGGGAAACAATTGGATTTTGGCACTATCCCATTCCGGGTTTTTTCCTACTAGCACAGTTTTGCCTAGGCGTCCTTGTGGCAGTCGGTAATCTTGTGAACAACTCTGTCTTTCTATACTTTTCTGATGATGATGGGCGATCCAGACATGATGATCATACGGTTGAAG ATAAGGAAGATACGAAGGTATTGGTTGTGGCTACCATAGCATGGGGTTTGCGCAAATGTTCTCGTCCTATTACCCTTGGTCTTATTTTCCTTCTCGCGATGAAGCCTGGCTTTATTCATGCAGTTTATA TGtgcttcttcttgatcttcctGCTAAGCTATTCTATAAGCAGAAAGATGCGTCAAGCATTGATTTTATTCTGTGAGGCACATTTCTCAATTTTGTATATTCTTCAGCTGAACCTTGTCACCAAGATTTTGGGGCATGGTGGTTCCTTAACTATGGAAATTCTGTCACAATTag GGCTCTCGGGTAATGCTACCTTTGGGAACTTCATGGAAATTGGTGTCCTCTTGTGCTTTTGTGCAGTGCAGAATCATGGGTTTAAAATGCTGTTTGCATTTTCTGCCATTATACAGCACACTCCATATCCTCCATTTGGGTTTAGCATACTGAAAGCTGGCTTGAACAAATCTGTGCTACTCTCAGTTTATGCATCAGCAGGTTCCCGGAGCAGTCAGTCAAGCAAGTCTTCACATG AGAAATTGATTGCAACATATCTTGGCAAAGTTGGCCAGAAATTTTTATCTACGTATCGGTCATATGGGACATACATTGCATTTGTGACCATTCTTCTTACAGTTTATTTGATGGTTCCTAATTATATATCATTTGGATACCTTTTCTTCCTGATGTTTTGGATAATCGGAAGGCAACTTGTGGAGAAGACTAGAAGGAGACTCTGGTTTCCTTTAAAAGTATACACAACCATAGTCTTTGTTTTCACCTATAGCTTGAGCATTTCTTCTAGTTTTATGATGTGGTTGTCCAAAATTATTACTCTTTATCCTGATTTGGGATTCAATCCTGAAGCCTCTTTACTGGAGAATGTTTGGGAGTCCTTAGCTGTTTTGATTGTAATGCAACTTTACAGCTATGAACGTTTACAAAGTAGGCACAACAGAACGGCTGATTCTTCTGACGCATCAGAGCTTGGGATCTTGGGGTTTGTCCGAAGGTTTCTTATCTGGCACAGCGACAAAATTTTGTCAGCTGCGGTTTTTTATGCTTCTATATCTTCCATAAGTGCTTTTGGATTTCTATATCTTGTGGGCCTCATTATCTGTTCTACTTTACCTAAAGCTTCTACGGTGCCTTCCAAATTCTTCTTGGTCTACTCTGGTCTTCTTGTGGCTTGTGAATATCTGTTTCAAATGTGGGGTAAACTGGCATACATGTTTCCTGGTCAAAAATTTTATGGTTTGTCACTTTTCCTTGGTTTGAAGTCTTTTGATTCTGGATTTTGGGGTCTTGAATTAGGCTTGAGGGGGAAAATACTGGTGATTGTTGCGTGCACCCTTCAATATAATGTTTTCCGTTGGCTTGAAAAGATGCCAAACCATCTAATAAATGAGGGAAAGTGGGAAGAACCTTGCCAGTTGTTTATTTCAGCAGAATATACCTCGGCAGATACCAGAGGAAATGCAACACCTGTAGATTCTGCTCTTGTGTTTTCCAAACAAAGAGGTACCACCTCCAAGTCATGGCCATCATTTAGCTCTGTTGCCTTTGAAGTATCTGATCAAATGGCTAGTTTGGCAAGAGGTACAGGGAGTAGCACTAGTAGATACTCGTTTGGCTATATATGGGGCAGTTCTAAAGAGAGCCATAAGTGGAACAAGAAACGCATCATTGCTTTGAGGAAGGAGAGGTTTGAAATGCAGATAACTACACTGAAAATCTATATGAGATTCTGGATTGAAAATCTATTCCAGCTCCGAGGTCTTGAGATTAACATGGTTGCTTTACTTGTAGCAAGTTTTTCTGCATTGAATGTTATCTCAATGTTTTACATAATGTGCTTAATTGCATGTATCCTTCTGAATCGACAAGTTATCCGGAGATTGTGGCccatatttgttttcttatttgctGTTATCCTTGTGCTCGAGTACTTTGCCATTTGGAAAAATCTGATTCCTTGGATCCATGGCCCTAGCGAGGTGAATGTTCACTGTCATGATTGCTGGAGTAGCTCAAGTCTTCATTTCAGATACTGCATGAAATGCTGGCTGG GAGTAATTGTTGATGATCCACGTATTGTTGTCAGTTActatttggtttttatattcTCTTCTTTTAAACTCCGTTCTGATCATTTAGATGGTTTCTCTGACTCGCACACATACCAGCAGATGATGTCTCAAAGGAGAAATGCGCAAGTTTGGAGAGATCTCTCTTTTGAAACAAAAAGCATGTGGACCTTTCTAGATTATTTGAGGCTATATTCTTATTGTCATCTTTTAGACATTGTTCTGGCATTAATTTTGATAACTGGAACGCTAGAGTATGATGTCCTTCACCTCGGCTACCTTGGTTTTGCACTGGTTTTCTTTCGAATGAGGCTTGAGATACTGAAAAAGAAgaaccaaatttttaaatttttgcgACTATATAATTTTGTGGTCATTGTTCTTTCTCTGGCATATCAATGTCCTTATCTTGGAGACTACAGCTCTGGCAAGTGTGGGACAACTGACTATATATATGAGATCATTGGATTTTATAAGTATGATTATGGATTCCGGATTACTTCAAGATCTGCCTTGGTtgaaattattatctttttattggTATCAATGCAATCTTACATATTTTGCTCCCGAGAATTTGACTATGTTGCAAGATATCTTGAGGCCGAGCAGATTGGTGCTATGGTACGTGAACAAGAGAAGAGGGCAGCATGGAAAACTGAACAATTGCTGCACATTCGCAAATCAGAAGAACAAAAACGGCAACGTAACTTGCAAGTGGAGAAAATGAAATCTGAGATGCTAAATTTGCAAAGCCAACTAAATAGCATGAATGGTGTCACAAATCTTGGTAGCACTTCTCCACAAAACAGAGGCCTTCGAAGAAGAAAGAATCCCGCAGTCGCTGCTGAAACTGGCAAGTTACAAGGAAAGGAAGATATCTTAGATTCTGAGGACCAGGATTTGAATACAGATTCAATTAATTCATTTGGCTTTGCTCTACCTGATACCCAGGGAAGGGAATTAATCTCACACGTATCATATGATATACTACAATCTCCTAAGAGTGCTAAAAGTGAAAGCTCATTAGCAATGGACATGAAGCATTTACAGGACTCTCTTTGTGAGATAAGTGAATTAGGAGAAGGAGATGATACTGCATACCAAAGTGTTGAGAAAGATTcaaaagaaaagggtaagggtAAAGAAAATCCTCTAGTTTCAGCTGTGCAATTGATAGGTGATGGTGTTTCTCAAGTCCAGTCCCTTGGAAATCAGGCGGTTACCAACATTGTGAGTTTCTTGAATATTGAACATGGGGAATCAGATTCAAATGGTCATTCTTCTGCTGAGGATGGGGTTTATGATGAAATTGAAAGTCAGAATAAAATAGGACATGGGCATTTTGATCGGACAACATCAGTTTGTTCAGCTAGTGGAACCACGATGCCTGCAGCCAGCCTTCAGATAGGTAGAATATTTCGTTTCATATGGTCACAAATGCGGTCTAACAACGATGTTGTTTGCTACTGCTGCTTCATTCTAGTCTTTCTCTGGAATTTCAGCTTGCTTTCCATGGTTTACCTTGGAGCTCTTTTTTTGTATGCTCTTTGTGTAAATTCTGGTCCTACTTATTTATTCTGGATTATTATTCTAATCTACACAGAGTTCAATATTTTGGTTCAGTATTTGTATCAGATTATTATCCAGCACTGTGGATTGAGTATCAATCTTAAAATACTGCAGAGGTTGGGGTTTCCTGATCACAAGATTACAGCATCATTTGTTGTTAGCACCCTTCCTCTCTTTCTTGTGTACATATCAACCCTTCTTCAGAGTTCTATAACTGCTAAAGATGGTGAGTGGGCACCTGTAACAGAATTTAAGCTTTTTGGTATGAGAAGTCCTCACAAGGATGACCATGTGGTGACCTATAGTTGGGGAATGAGGGTATGGCGTTTCCTCTCTCCAGTAATAGAGATAATAAAGATAGTATCAAGAGGTTTCACTCGGTATTGGATGTCATTGACACAAGGATCTGAAGCTCCTCCACATTTTGTGCAATTGTCAATGAAAGTTGATGAGTGGCCTGATGATGGGATCCAGCCAGAGAGGATTGAATCTAGAATAAATCAGTTGCTCAGAGTAGTGCATGAGGAAAGATGCCAAGTGAAAATTCCAAATTCATGCCATTCTGTCAGCAAAGTTCGAATTCAAAGCATTGAAAAAAGTCAAGAAAGCGCAAATGTTGCTCTTGCTGTTCTTGAAGTTGTTTATGCTTCTCCTTCAGTAGGATGCCCAGCAGTAGAATGGTACAGATCTTTAACTCCAGCTGCTGATGTAGCAAGTGAGATTCTTAAAGCAAAAAGCATGGGGCTCATCGAAGAAATAGACTTTCCATACCCTATAATATCTGTAATTGGAGGTGGCAAAAGAGAAATTGACCtatatgcttatatatttggTGCTGACTTGgctgttttctttttagttgcCATGTTCTACCAGTCTGTCATAAAGAACAACAGCAAATTTCTGGATGTTTATCAGCTTGAAGATCAGTTCCCCAAGGAGTTTGTATTTATCTTGATG ATTCTGTTTTTCTTGATTGTGCTTGATCGGATCATATATCTTTGTTCCTTCGCCGCAGGCAAActcattttctatattttcaaccTTATCCTATTTACATATTCAGTCACAGAGTATGCTTGGTATATGGAGCCATCTCACCAACGTGTAGGAGGATTTGCTCTTCGTGCTATCTATTTAACAAAATCAGTTTCCTTAGCACTGCAGGCATTGCAAATTCAACATGGAATTCCTAATAAAAGTACTTTATATCGTCAATTTTTGACAAGCAAAGTTACGCAAGTCAACTATCTGGGTTTTCGACTTTATCGAGCTTTACCATTTCTGTATGAACTGCGTTGTGTGCTTGATTGGTCCTGTACGACAACTTCTCTAACAATGTATGACTGGCTAAAG TTGGAGGACATCAATTCAAGTTTATTTCTTGTAAAATGTGATGCTGTTTTGAACAGAGCAGGGCATAAGCAAGGAGAGAAgcaaacaaaaacaaccaaattttGTAGTGgcatttgtttgttctttatatTGATTTGTGTCATTTGGGCTCCTATGCTG ATGTACAGCAGTGGCAACCCAACTAACATTGCCAACCCTATTATAGATGTGACTGTTCACGTAGATATTAAAGCTGCTGGTGGAAGGCTGACTCTTTTTCAAACTACACTTTGTGAAAGATTTCCATGGGATAAGCTGGATTTTCGTGAAGATCTCGACCGTGATCATTTTCTGGATACGTATAATGTGAATGATATTCAACTGATTTGTTGTCAAGCTGATGCCAGTGCAGTGTGGCTGGTGCCTCCTATGGTTAAGAATAGGTTTATTAAATCCCTTGATTATGACATGGATATAATTTTCACATGGTTATTTACCAGGGAGAGGCCAAAGGGGAAGGAGGTTGTGAAATATGAGATCACTGTTGAAGATGTGCCCAGTGCATCTACAGTTCAACAAGTACTTAATGGGTCTGCTAAAGGTTTTGCAATATATAATGTGTATCCCAGGTACTTCAGAGTCACTGGATCAGGTGAAGTGCGGCGCCTTGAGCAAACA GTAAGTTCAGTCAGCGGTGAGCTTGTCTTAAATCAAGAGAGCTTACCATGGTGGTCCTTCTATGATGTCAATGCATCGGATGTGGTGGGTTGTAATGAGTTGACTGGACCTATGGCTATTGTTGTTTCAGAGGAGACTCCAC AGGGAATCCTAGGAGAAACTTTGAGCAAGTTCAGCATCTGGAGTCTCTACCTGACTTTTGTGCTCGCTGTTGGTCGGTTTATTAGACTTCAATGTTCTGATCTGAGAATGAGAATACCCTTTGAGAATCTTCCTTCATGTGACAG GCTAATAGCTATCTGTGAAGACATCTATGCTGCACGTGCAGAGGGTGAGTTGGAAGTCGAAGAAGTACTTTACTGGACGCTTGTCAAAATTTACAGGTCCCCTCACATGCTTCTAGAGTACACAAAACCTGATTAA